Below is a genomic region from Streptomyces sp. Edi4.
TGTTCGACCGACAGCGCGCTGCCGGCCTGCACACCTGCACGTGGCGCGACGATCACAGCGGCCTGCGCGCCGCTCGCCCCGAATCCTCCGCCAACTGACTGAAGGAGCCCCCGATATGGACGACACCTGGACGACCCGCCTCGATATCACCGAAGCCCTCGAAGCCGACGGCTGGGAAGGCGACCCGGACAACCCCCTCGAGCTGTTGAGGAAGAACGGCGCGACCTGGGCCCTCGTCAACGATGCCAACGACTCCAGCCTGTCGTCCGACGGCTGGACCGTGGAGTTCCCCAGCGACTGCCCGGACGCCGTGATCATCGCCGCCTGCACCGCAGCGGCCCGACCCGCGCGACCCGCGGGCCAACAGTGAGCAGTCCGGCCGACGACGCCCAGACCGCCTTGCCGGTACCCGTCACCCGGTACCGGCCGGTGGTGCGTTGCCGCCAATGCGGCCATCCTCTGCGCGACACGGAGTCCCGCCGCTGGGGCCTAGGGCCGGAATGCCGCCGCGGCCTCCATTCCGCTCCCACCCCGCAGCCGTTCACGGTGGAGCAGGAGCAGCTCCCCGGCGTAGCGATGGCACCCTGACGCCCGCTGTCAGACCAGCCAGCGACAATGCACGCATGGCGATCAAGATGCAGAACTATGGAATCCGCTGGACCGACATCGGCGGTACACCGCGCGC
It encodes:
- a CDS encoding DUF6011 domain-containing protein — its product is MRCRQCGHPLRDTESRRWGLGPECRRGLHSAPTPQPFTVEQEQLPGVAMAP